A stretch of the Actinomycetota bacterium genome encodes the following:
- a CDS encoding ABC transporter permease, translating into MNDVRQGWLVAVREMRERSRTRGFRAGFVVTILIVVAVIVVPAVLGSGGGTNDVGLAGSVPDGLPIAIRAQSDAAGMEAAIHRYESVGAGEEAARQGDVDVLVVDARRLEWPRQTDEQLRAVVAGAIQLVAVRERVAAAGISPDDLLAVVEPVRVENVELGALPGGSPDDEMAAMLMTVMLLIAISTYGNMVLTGVVEERASRVVEVLLVRMPARTLLAGKVVGIGLLGLAQFVVTALVAFAVISAVDAVDVPAVRGIVLAWVVAWFLLGYALYAMAYGALGSLASQTEDGQSVAGPVIAVLIAAYWVSFAALGQDPQSGASQLVSLFPATAPFAMPARIAMGASTWWEAMLAVILTVAAVAGLVRFGGRVYAGAILHAGPTLKMRDAWRGAMSPHGGGTGPMFIPRA; encoded by the coding sequence ATGAACGACGTGCGGCAAGGGTGGCTCGTCGCCGTCCGAGAGATGCGCGAGCGCAGCCGCACACGTGGTTTCCGCGCAGGCTTCGTGGTGACGATCCTCATCGTGGTCGCGGTGATCGTCGTGCCGGCCGTGCTCGGGAGCGGCGGCGGGACGAACGACGTCGGATTGGCCGGCTCCGTCCCCGACGGACTGCCCATCGCCATCCGAGCCCAGAGCGACGCTGCCGGCATGGAGGCGGCGATCCACCGTTACGAGAGCGTCGGAGCCGGCGAGGAGGCGGCGCGCCAGGGCGACGTCGATGTGCTCGTGGTCGACGCACGGCGGCTCGAGTGGCCACGCCAGACCGACGAGCAACTCCGTGCCGTCGTTGCCGGGGCCATCCAGCTCGTCGCGGTCCGCGAGCGAGTGGCGGCCGCCGGCATCAGCCCCGACGACCTGCTCGCCGTCGTCGAACCGGTCCGGGTCGAGAACGTCGAGCTCGGCGCGCTGCCTGGGGGGAGCCCCGACGACGAGATGGCGGCCATGCTGATGACCGTCATGCTGCTGATCGCGATCAGCACGTACGGGAACATGGTGCTGACCGGTGTGGTGGAGGAGAGGGCGAGCCGCGTCGTCGAGGTGTTGCTCGTCCGCATGCCCGCCCGCACGCTGCTCGCGGGCAAGGTCGTCGGGATCGGTCTGCTCGGGCTCGCGCAGTTCGTGGTGACTGCCCTGGTCGCCTTCGCGGTCATCAGCGCGGTCGACGCCGTCGACGTCCCGGCGGTCCGCGGCATCGTGCTGGCGTGGGTCGTCGCGTGGTTCCTGCTCGGCTACGCCCTGTACGCCATGGCGTACGGAGCGCTCGGCTCTCTCGCTTCGCAGACCGAGGACGGCCAGAGCGTTGCCGGACCGGTGATCGCCGTCCTGATCGCCGCATACTGGGTCTCGTTCGCTGCGCTCGGGCAGGACCCGCAGAGCGGCGCATCCCAGTTGGTCTCGCTCTTCCCGGCGACCGCACCGTTCGCCATGCCCGCCCGCATCGCGATGGGTGCGTCCACGTGGTGGGAAGCGATGCTCGCCGTCATCCTCACCGTCGCTGCCGTCGCCGGCCTCGTGCGGTTCGGGGGGCGGGTCTACGCCGGCGCGATCCTCCACGCCGGACCGACGCTCAAGATGCGTGACGCGTGGCGCGGCGCGATGTCGCCGCATGGCGGCGGAACCGGGCCGATGTTCATCCCACGAGCCTAG